One region of Pseudoalteromonas piscicida genomic DNA includes:
- a CDS encoding alpha/beta hydrolase-fold protein → MRIGKAVQCLFAVTLAAFFSDSAMAESEGKTNQGYEQQTKTLMSKVLDEKRTFTIQLPKNYHSNTNKKYPVIYRLDGKGNLPLMTAVLERLQQANVSAAPEVIIVAIENTDRLRDLYPTKNKEPAGPMDIGGGAPKFLEFIETELIPYVNQTYRTHDFKVIAGASAAGTFALYALQAKPELFQAHIAYSPAVWWNFGATAKSTKAFISKTKQLDNFLYITIGEEGGVMRERYDDMARFLAENQPHDLRFFSEAYDNVPHGLVSAAGIFSAYQKLFLPTQMPARAYTGELSSITKYYQQLSAQYGEVFEPQEAVIRELGYYHVSMGNVKEAIKLFKFGVSRYPNNADAYNGLAYGYETDKQYQASLEQVNKALALSSKGDGGYDVFVARKERLTKLLGE, encoded by the coding sequence ATGAGAATTGGTAAGGCAGTTCAGTGTTTGTTTGCTGTGACTTTAGCGGCTTTCTTTTCGGATTCAGCAATGGCAGAGTCCGAAGGAAAGACAAATCAAGGATATGAGCAACAAACAAAAACCTTGATGTCAAAAGTGCTTGATGAAAAGAGAACTTTTACAATTCAACTACCCAAAAATTATCACTCAAACACCAATAAAAAATACCCTGTTATTTATCGCCTTGATGGTAAAGGCAATCTCCCGTTGATGACCGCAGTGCTTGAGCGTTTGCAACAAGCAAACGTTTCTGCGGCACCTGAAGTTATCATTGTTGCAATCGAAAATACTGACAGGTTAAGAGATCTCTATCCAACTAAGAATAAAGAACCTGCTGGACCTATGGATATCGGCGGCGGGGCACCCAAGTTTTTAGAGTTTATCGAGACTGAGCTTATTCCTTATGTGAACCAGACCTACCGCACTCATGATTTTAAAGTCATTGCCGGTGCATCTGCAGCGGGTACTTTTGCTCTTTATGCTTTGCAGGCAAAGCCTGAGCTATTTCAAGCGCATATTGCTTATAGTCCAGCGGTATGGTGGAACTTTGGCGCGACAGCAAAGAGTACTAAAGCGTTTATTTCCAAAACGAAGCAGTTAGATAACTTTCTATATATAACAATTGGTGAGGAAGGCGGCGTGATGCGCGAAAGATATGACGATATGGCGCGCTTTCTAGCAGAAAATCAACCACATGATTTGCGATTTTTCAGCGAGGCTTACGACAATGTTCCTCATGGACTTGTGTCTGCAGCTGGTATTTTTAGCGCGTATCAAAAGCTGTTTTTGCCAACCCAAATGCCTGCTCGAGCGTATACCGGTGAATTGAGCTCTATAACTAAGTATTATCAACAACTGTCTGCTCAATATGGCGAGGTTTTTGAGCCACAGGAAGCAGTGATCAGAGAACTTGGCTATTACCACGTAAGCATGGGTAACGTGAAAGAAGCAATTAAGTTGTTTAAGTTTGGCGTTTCACGCTATCCAAATAATGCAGATGCCTACAACGGCTTAGCATATGGCTATGAAACCGACAAACAATACCAAGCATCTTTAGAGCAAGTAAACAAAGCGCTGGCATTGTCATCGAAGGGTGATGGTGGCTACGATGTCTTTGTTGCTCGTAAAGAGCGGCTAACTAAATTACTGGGTGAGTGA
- a CDS encoding TPR end-of-group domain-containing protein → MRTSLTLGCVFVAQTIVAEPIRVLTPTSEQAHVAQQLTVKSPVDYLNTRINALALVRSKNWQQALPQLQKLTKSYQDDGDTWYLLGLTQIQLMHYEQAIIALKKALSLGVNLTNIPTGSRPSNDIMIKIAGAYAALGKVDEANEWLSKSLSARYDERSSLATKSVFDSIKDNLQFQILTGSYKDTSLTRDQQWNADLDFLLSEIKRLHVNEQASHNPDLITLADNLRSDIPKLTDQQIVFGMMRMIGTLGNGHNFIVPTFGEKGNFTRLPVQFYAFTDGLYIVDAEAEFSDLIGYKVTAFGQTPTAQAMAKVAKINPRDNEMQQLWLAPYYLAMPEVLAGLELSDASNEVSITVDNAQNMQKTIRLSGRTFEFRGFPTLPVNHKKSPQYLQNATKPYWYEVDKSNGVLYVQFNAVAQMKTQSLAQFSAELIETIKHGEVNHLVLDLRHNSGGNGSILPPLLKALIYFEAAKPAGKLFVVMGRNTFSAAQNLLTNIDSFTNAILVGEPSGSRPNHIGEAGRFRLPFSGVFGLVSSQFHQTSRAEDHRIWIAPHMPVLPDATSYFNGVDPAIKAIYSVLDKNIDGLVK, encoded by the coding sequence ATGAGAACAAGCTTAACTTTGGGCTGTGTGTTTGTTGCACAAACCATAGTTGCAGAGCCTATTCGGGTGTTGACGCCAACGAGCGAACAAGCGCATGTTGCACAGCAACTAACTGTTAAATCCCCAGTGGATTACCTAAATACACGGATCAACGCACTCGCGTTGGTACGTAGCAAAAATTGGCAACAGGCGTTACCACAACTGCAAAAGCTTACTAAATCGTATCAAGATGACGGAGATACTTGGTATTTATTGGGATTAACGCAAATACAATTAATGCATTATGAGCAAGCTATCATTGCGTTGAAAAAGGCGTTGTCACTGGGTGTTAACCTAACCAATATTCCTACCGGTTCGCGCCCCTCAAATGACATTATGATAAAAATTGCAGGCGCGTATGCTGCACTGGGTAAAGTGGATGAAGCTAATGAGTGGCTGAGTAAGTCCTTGTCAGCGCGGTACGACGAACGCAGTAGCTTAGCAACTAAAAGTGTTTTCGACTCCATTAAAGATAATCTGCAATTTCAGATACTTACAGGTAGTTATAAAGACACTTCGCTCACCAGAGATCAACAGTGGAACGCTGATTTAGATTTCTTGCTCTCAGAAATTAAGCGGTTACATGTTAACGAGCAGGCAAGTCACAACCCCGATTTAATTACGTTGGCAGATAATTTGCGCTCAGATATACCCAAGTTAACTGATCAGCAAATTGTCTTCGGTATGATGCGAATGATAGGCACGCTTGGTAACGGACATAACTTTATCGTGCCGACTTTCGGAGAAAAAGGGAATTTCACTCGTTTGCCAGTGCAGTTTTATGCCTTTACCGATGGTCTGTATATTGTTGACGCCGAAGCTGAGTTTAGTGATTTAATCGGCTATAAAGTCACAGCCTTTGGGCAAACACCAACCGCACAAGCAATGGCGAAAGTTGCCAAGATTAATCCGCGAGATAATGAAATGCAGCAGCTTTGGCTTGCGCCTTATTATCTCGCTATGCCCGAAGTACTCGCTGGACTAGAGTTGAGCGATGCGTCAAATGAAGTGTCTATCACTGTAGATAATGCACAGAACATGCAAAAGACCATTCGCCTTAGTGGTCGAACATTTGAATTTCGCGGCTTTCCGACCTTGCCAGTAAATCATAAAAAAAGCCCACAATATCTGCAAAACGCCACCAAACCTTATTGGTACGAAGTGGATAAAAGCAATGGGGTTTTGTACGTACAATTTAATGCCGTTGCACAGATGAAAACGCAGTCGTTAGCGCAATTTAGTGCTGAGTTGATAGAGACAATAAAACACGGTGAAGTAAACCACTTGGTGCTGGATTTACGACACAATAGTGGCGGCAATGGATCCATCTTACCTCCATTACTAAAGGCACTGATTTATTTTGAAGCGGCAAAGCCTGCAGGCAAGTTATTTGTAGTGATGGGACGCAATACCTTTTCAGCAGCGCAAAACCTCTTAACCAATATTGATAGTTTTACCAATGCCATATTGGTTGGAGAGCCAAGTGGTTCTCGGCCAAACCATATTGGTGAAGCTGGAAGGTTCCGTTTACCGTTTAGTGGGGTGTTTGGACTCGTTTCGTCGCAGTTTCATCAAACTTCTCGCGCGGAAGACCACCGTATTTGGATTGCACCACATATGCCGGTATTGCCAGACGCTACAAGCTACTTCAATGGTGTCGATCCCGCTATTAAGGCCATTTATAGTGTATTGGATAAAAACATCGATGGTTTAGTTAAGTAA
- a CDS encoding DEAD/DEAH box helicase, with protein sequence MATFSSFSFAQPLLDALQDINFHTLTPIQQAAIPAVRQGSDVLATAQTGTGKTAAFALPIIQKLLEAEAQSTPRALILAPTRELSEQIANNCATFAKYTDLKVQALFGGVNANGQAERLKQGVDILVATPGRLLDHIRLGNVTLSNVKHLVLDEADRMLDMGFITDMQKIIELVDKQKQLLLFSATFPSAMKQFAKQVLNHPKLIQAAPENSTADTVRHVVYPVKEERKRELLSELIGTKNWQQVLVFVNMKETADKLVAELKLDGIDANVCHGDKTQGARRRALREFTEGKVRVMVATEVAARGLDIVGLPRVVNYDVPYLAEDYVHRIGRTGRAGQFGYAITFVSREEESDLIHIEQLIEQQISRYYLPGYEVANRERLVETIQKKPAHQRRKARVNKPSNQASAEARLKNRSRIANVRKQQKKK encoded by the coding sequence ATGGCAACGTTTTCTTCATTTAGTTTCGCACAGCCTCTTTTAGATGCGCTGCAAGACATCAATTTTCATACATTAACGCCAATTCAACAGGCGGCTATCCCAGCTGTCCGTCAAGGTAGTGATGTGCTCGCAACAGCGCAAACTGGAACAGGGAAAACCGCAGCTTTTGCATTACCTATCATCCAAAAATTGCTTGAGGCTGAAGCGCAGTCGACGCCAAGAGCGTTGATTTTGGCACCAACGCGTGAGCTTTCCGAGCAGATCGCCAACAACTGTGCGACATTTGCTAAGTACACAGACTTGAAAGTGCAGGCACTGTTTGGTGGGGTTAACGCCAATGGCCAAGCTGAGCGCTTAAAGCAGGGCGTGGATATTTTAGTAGCGACCCCTGGACGCTTGTTAGATCATATCCGCTTAGGTAATGTCACGTTAAGTAACGTTAAACACTTAGTGTTAGATGAAGCTGACCGCATGTTAGATATGGGCTTTATCACCGACATGCAAAAAATCATTGAGCTGGTGGATAAGCAAAAGCAGCTATTGTTGTTTTCTGCAACTTTCCCGTCGGCAATGAAGCAGTTCGCGAAACAAGTGTTGAATCATCCTAAGTTGATTCAAGCTGCGCCAGAAAATAGTACAGCCGACACGGTTCGCCACGTTGTTTATCCTGTTAAGGAAGAACGTAAGCGTGAGTTACTATCTGAGCTGATCGGAACCAAAAATTGGCAACAAGTGCTGGTGTTCGTCAATATGAAAGAAACCGCAGACAAGCTAGTTGCAGAGTTAAAGCTTGATGGCATAGATGCAAATGTATGTCATGGTGACAAAACGCAAGGCGCTCGTCGTCGCGCTTTAAGAGAGTTCACCGAAGGCAAAGTACGCGTTATGGTTGCAACCGAAGTCGCAGCTCGCGGATTGGATATCGTTGGCCTGCCACGCGTGGTTAACTACGATGTGCCTTATCTTGCCGAAGATTATGTTCACCGCATCGGAAGAACTGGTCGTGCAGGTCAGTTTGGTTATGCGATCACTTTTGTAAGCCGCGAAGAAGAATCTGATCTTATTCATATTGAACAGTTAATTGAGCAGCAAATTTCACGCTATTATCTGCCGGGCTACGAAGTGGCAAATCGTGAAAGACTGGTTGAAACTATCCAGAAGAAACCTGCGCATCAACGTCGTAAGGCGCGGGTGAATAAGCCTTCGAATCAAGCAAGTGCAGAAGCAAGATTAAAAAACCGCTCTCGTATTGCAAATGTACGTAAGCAGCAAAAGAAGAAGTAA
- a CDS encoding nuclear transport factor 2 family protein — protein sequence MKVRYALLPLMLVSSLCSAEALSNKVNAYFEAQKAVEHQYSKESDVTHLLTLLTPDASFEHPRFNAVLSKEEYKKGLLSYLGQYGKCDIQITNIIEGLNAVTVEYLHPCVDQQGNKDEKENKQKLMTLFEFNGEKIKRIRHYF from the coding sequence ATGAAAGTTCGATATGCACTGCTGCCACTCATGCTGGTTTCAAGTCTTTGCTCTGCAGAAGCACTGAGTAACAAGGTTAACGCTTACTTCGAGGCACAAAAAGCCGTTGAACACCAATATTCAAAAGAGTCTGATGTTACCCACCTACTGACGCTTTTAACGCCAGACGCCTCATTCGAGCATCCTCGCTTTAATGCCGTGTTGTCAAAAGAAGAATACAAAAAAGGCCTACTCAGTTATCTGGGCCAATATGGCAAATGTGATATCCAAATAACAAACATCATTGAAGGCCTTAATGCCGTGACCGTTGAGTATTTGCATCCTTGCGTTGATCAGCAAGGCAACAAGGATGAAAAAGAAAATAAGCAAAAGCTTATGACACTGTTTGAGTTTAACGGCGAAAAAATAAAGCGTATTCGCCACTATTTTTAA